The Armatimonadota bacterium genome window below encodes:
- the fabF gene encoding beta-ketoacyl-ACP synthase II, whose amino-acid sequence MTKRRVVVTGIGVVTPIGIGKDRFWNALMEGRSGVRPIQSFDASRYPTRIAAEVLDFDPLDWMDRKEAKRNDRFVQFAIAATRMALEDARFRVTRENADRVGVVIGSGIGGAITWEEQHKVLLTRGPDRVSPFFIPMLIINMAAGAVSILTGARGPNTAPVTACATGGHAIGDAFRLIQRGEADVVIAGGTEAAITELSIAGFCAMRAMSTRNEEPEKAVRPFDAQRDGFVMGEGAGIVILEEMEHALRRDARIYCELVGYGMSADAYHITQPDPEGEGAALAMARCLRDAELRPEEVDYINAHGTSTPYNDKYETLAIKRVFGEHAYRLAVSSTKSMTAHLLGAAGGVELIACVLALWHQVLPPTINYEVPDPDCDLDYVPNRPRPAEVRVAMSNAFGFGGHNASLAVRRLEL is encoded by the coding sequence ATGACCAAGCGCCGGGTCGTTGTCACGGGGATCGGGGTCGTCACCCCCATCGGGATCGGGAAGGATCGGTTCTGGAACGCCCTCATGGAGGGCCGGAGCGGGGTCCGTCCCATCCAGAGCTTTGACGCCTCGAGATATCCCACCCGCATCGCCGCGGAGGTCCTGGACTTCGACCCCCTGGACTGGATGGACCGGAAAGAGGCAAAGCGCAACGACCGATTCGTCCAATTCGCCATCGCGGCCACCCGCATGGCCCTGGAGGATGCGAGGTTCCGGGTCACGCGGGAGAACGCGGATCGTGTGGGCGTGGTGATCGGTTCCGGGATCGGAGGGGCCATCACGTGGGAGGAGCAGCACAAGGTCCTGCTGACCCGGGGACCGGATCGGGTCAGCCCCTTCTTCATCCCCATGCTCATCATCAACATGGCGGCGGGAGCGGTGAGCATCCTCACGGGCGCCCGGGGTCCGAACACGGCACCGGTGACCGCCTGCGCTACGGGCGGGCACGCCATCGGGGATGCCTTTCGGCTCATCCAGCGAGGGGAGGCGGACGTGGTGATCGCGGGCGGCACGGAGGCGGCCATCACGGAGCTCTCCATCGCAGGGTTCTGCGCCATGCGGGCCATGTCCACCCGGAACGAGGAGCCCGAAAAAGCGGTGCGCCCCTTCGATGCACAGCGGGACGGGTTCGTGATGGGGGAAGGGGCAGGGATCGTAATCCTGGAGGAGATGGAGCATGCGCTCCGTCGGGATGCTCGGATCTACTGCGAGTTGGTGGGGTACGGCATGAGCGCGGACGCCTACCACATCACCCAGCCGGACCCGGAAGGGGAAGGGGCCGCCCTGGCCATGGCCCGATGCTTGCGGGACGCGGAGCTGCGGCCGGAGGAGGTGGACTACATCAACGCGCACGGAACGAGCACTCCCTACAACGACAAGTATGAGACGCTGGCCATCAAGCGCGTATTCGGAGAGCATGCGTATCGGCTTGCGGTGAGCTCCACCAAGTCCATGACGGCCCATCTGCTGGGAGCGGCGGGCGGTGTGGAACTCATCGCCTGCGTGCTGGCCCTTTGGCATCAGGTCCTCCCACCCACCATCAACTACGAGGTTCCGGACCCGGATTGCGACCTGGACTACGTGCCGAACCGGCCTCGGCCCGCGGAGGTGCGGGTGGCCATGTCCAACGCCTTTGGATTCGGCGGGCACAACGCGTCCCTGGCCGTTCGGAGGCTTGAGCTCTGA
- a CDS encoding 2-isopropylmalate synthase, giving the protein MTDRVYIFDTTLRDGEQSPGFSMTVHEKLEMARALARLRVDVIEAGFPISSPGDLAAVQLIAREVRGPVICGLARAHPKDIEACWEGVREAERPRIHTFIATSPIHMERKLRMRPDEVLEAARAAVRLARRLCPEVEFSCEDATRSEVDFLCRVVEAAIAEGAAVINIPDTVGYTTPEEYAALIRTLRERVPNSDRVIWSVHCHDDLGLAVANSLAGIRAGARQVEATINGIGERAGNAALEEIVMALHVRRDQFGVRTGVDTTQIYPTSRLLVAITGVEVQPNKAIVGANAFAHEAGIHQHGVLSDPRTYEIMTPASVGVPTNKLVLGKHSGRHALAHTLQQMGFSLTEEEMERVYTRFKVLCDRKKRVEVGDLVALVQEGVTAPPETYRLVSFRVSTASDEPPHAAVRLEVGGRTVVAEATGDGPVDALFAAIQAASGQRVELLDYSLRSATGGSDALGEAVCRLRKEDRVATGRGSSTDVLEASALAYLAALNKLAEQLPQPRRAPTQTAVG; this is encoded by the coding sequence ATGACGGATCGCGTGTACATTTTCGACACCACCCTCCGGGACGGCGAGCAGTCCCCGGGCTTTTCCATGACGGTTCACGAGAAGCTGGAGATGGCCCGCGCGCTCGCACGCCTGCGGGTGGACGTGATCGAGGCGGGCTTTCCCATCAGCTCCCCCGGCGACCTCGCCGCGGTGCAGCTCATCGCCCGGGAGGTGCGGGGTCCGGTGATCTGCGGGCTCGCTCGGGCCCACCCCAAGGACATCGAAGCGTGCTGGGAGGGCGTGCGGGAAGCAGAGCGGCCGCGGATCCACACCTTCATCGCCACCTCCCCCATCCACATGGAGCGCAAGTTGCGGATGCGACCCGACGAGGTGCTGGAGGCGGCCCGGGCTGCCGTGCGCCTCGCGCGCCGTCTGTGCCCGGAGGTGGAGTTCAGCTGTGAGGATGCCACTCGGTCGGAGGTGGACTTCCTCTGTCGGGTCGTGGAGGCGGCCATCGCGGAAGGGGCCGCGGTCATCAACATCCCCGACACCGTGGGATACACAACCCCCGAGGAGTACGCGGCCCTCATCCGCACCCTGCGGGAGCGGGTGCCCAACTCCGATCGGGTCATCTGGAGCGTGCACTGCCACGACGACCTCGGGCTGGCCGTGGCCAACTCCCTGGCCGGGATCCGGGCGGGGGCGCGTCAGGTGGAGGCCACCATCAACGGGATCGGGGAACGGGCGGGGAACGCGGCCCTGGAAGAGATCGTCATGGCCCTCCACGTACGCCGCGATCAGTTCGGGGTGCGAACCGGAGTGGACACCACGCAGATCTACCCCACAAGTCGCCTGCTGGTGGCCATCACGGGCGTGGAGGTGCAGCCGAACAAGGCCATCGTGGGCGCGAACGCCTTCGCGCACGAGGCCGGCATCCATCAGCACGGCGTGCTGAGCGATCCCCGCACCTACGAGATCATGACGCCCGCCTCCGTGGGGGTTCCCACCAACAAGCTGGTTCTGGGCAAGCACTCCGGCCGGCACGCCCTCGCGCACACGCTCCAGCAAATGGGGTTCAGCCTGACGGAGGAGGAGATGGAGCGGGTGTACACCCGGTTTAAGGTGCTGTGCGACCGGAAGAAGCGGGTGGAAGTAGGAGATCTCGTAGCCCTGGTGCAGGAGGGAGTCACCGCGCCTCCCGAGACCTACCGGCTGGTGTCCTTCCGGGTCAGTACCGCGAGCGATGAACCTCCGCACGCGGCGGTGCGTCTGGAAGTGGGAGGCCGTACGGTGGTGGCGGAGGCGACGGGGGACGGCCCCGTGGACGCCCTCTTCGCCGCCATCCAGGCCGCGAGCGGGCAGCGGGTGGAGCTTTTGGACTACAGCCTGCGCAGCGCCACCGGGGGGAGCGATGCGTTGGGGGAAGCGGTGTGCCGGCTGCGGAAGGAGGACCGGGTGGCGACGGGCCGGGGGAGCAGCACGGACGTGCTGGAAGCCAGCGCCCTCGCCTACCTCGCGGCCCTGAACAAGCTGGCCGAGCAACTCCCCCAGCCTCGTCGGGCCCCCACACAGACCGCGGTGGGATAG
- a CDS encoding DUF420 domain-containing protein encodes MDQTTRPESWLAALNTALIAVSGFGVVSGYVFIRRGQVHRHHTAMLVAALFAALFLVVYLIRWSLFGSKPFSGTGLLRIVYLVVLLTHTVLATALVPLVTLTLLRAFRGQYRAHQAVARITFPLWLYVAATGWGIYAMLYWMPSGGR; translated from the coding sequence ATGGACCAAACCACAAGACCAGAATCCTGGCTGGCCGCCCTCAACACCGCGCTCATCGCGGTGAGCGGGTTCGGGGTGGTGTCGGGTTACGTCTTCATCCGCAGGGGACAGGTCCATCGCCACCACACGGCGATGCTGGTTGCTGCTCTGTTCGCGGCCCTGTTCCTCGTGGTCTACCTCATCCGGTGGTCCCTCTTCGGATCCAAACCCTTCTCCGGAACGGGACTTCTCCGCATCGTCTACCTCGTCGTCTTGCTCACCCACACCGTGCTCGCCACCGCCCTTGTGCCCCTCGTGACCCTCACCCTCCTTCGGGCCTTCCGGGGCCAGTACCGGGCGCACCAGGCCGTCGCACGCATCACCTTCCCTCTATGGCTCTACGTGGCGGCCACCGGGTGGGGGATCTACGCCATGCTGTACTGGATGCCCTCAGGCGGACGGTAG
- the cimA gene encoding citramalate synthase, translating into MERIEIYDTTLRDGTQGAGVEFSAEDKLRCARALDQLGVDFIEGGWPGSNPRDMEFFRLAREIPWRSARLVAFGSTRRAGLEAHADPNLRALLEAGTEWVTVFGKSWDLHVRKALRTTLEENLRMIEDSVRYLRAQGRRVIYDAEHFFDGFYANPEYALATVRVAAEAGADRIVLCDTNGGRLPHEIGPVVRTVRERLSVPLGIHTHNDTGCAVANTVEAVRAGCVHVQGTINGYGERCGNADLCVVIPNLVLKLGYACLQPDALVQLVHISHLVAELANLPPDEYQPYVGRNAFAHKGGVHGSAVRADPTTYEHVAPEQVGNRRRFVVSDLSGRANIVSKAEELGLQLDPHSPTTARILEQVKWLEYTGYQFEGAEASFELLARRLLGEPVDGFEAGPFLVVVHRTDGQARAEATVRVRVDGVEEHTAAEGNGPVHALDRALRKALERFYPEIRRIRLVDYKVRVLNAEAATAARVRVLIQSTDGVEQWGTVGVSENVVEASWIALVDSLNYALWRNRTRIPSVPQTSDA; encoded by the coding sequence ATGGAGCGGATCGAGATCTACGACACCACCTTGCGGGACGGGACCCAGGGGGCGGGCGTGGAGTTCTCCGCGGAGGACAAGCTGCGCTGTGCCCGAGCCCTGGATCAGCTGGGCGTGGATTTCATCGAAGGAGGGTGGCCCGGCAGCAACCCGCGGGACATGGAGTTCTTCCGGTTGGCCCGGGAGATTCCCTGGAGATCCGCGCGCCTCGTGGCCTTCGGCAGCACCCGTCGGGCAGGTCTGGAGGCCCACGCGGATCCCAACCTGCGGGCCCTCCTCGAGGCGGGGACGGAGTGGGTGACGGTTTTCGGGAAGAGCTGGGACCTGCACGTCCGCAAAGCCCTGCGCACCACCCTGGAGGAGAACCTCCGGATGATCGAGGACTCCGTCCGGTACCTCCGGGCCCAGGGCAGACGGGTGATCTACGATGCGGAGCACTTCTTCGACGGGTTCTACGCGAATCCGGAGTATGCCCTGGCCACGGTGCGGGTTGCCGCGGAGGCCGGGGCGGATCGGATCGTGCTGTGCGATACGAACGGGGGGCGGCTTCCCCACGAGATCGGGCCCGTGGTGCGCACGGTGCGGGAACGGCTCTCTGTCCCCCTGGGCATCCACACCCACAACGACACGGGCTGTGCGGTGGCCAACACGGTGGAGGCGGTCCGCGCGGGATGCGTGCACGTTCAGGGGACGATCAACGGATACGGGGAGCGATGCGGGAACGCGGATCTGTGCGTGGTCATTCCCAACCTGGTGCTTAAGCTGGGATACGCGTGTCTTCAACCCGATGCCCTCGTGCAGCTGGTGCACATCAGCCACCTGGTGGCGGAGCTCGCGAACCTTCCTCCCGACGAGTACCAACCGTATGTGGGCCGCAACGCCTTTGCCCACAAGGGAGGCGTACACGGGAGCGCGGTGCGTGCGGACCCCACCACCTACGAGCACGTGGCTCCGGAGCAGGTCGGGAATCGTCGTCGGTTCGTGGTCTCCGACCTCTCGGGCCGGGCCAACATCGTGAGCAAGGCGGAGGAGCTGGGACTCCAGCTGGATCCCCATAGTCCGACCACCGCCCGCATCCTCGAGCAGGTGAAGTGGTTGGAGTACACCGGGTACCAGTTCGAGGGTGCAGAAGCTTCCTTCGAACTGCTGGCCCGGCGGCTCCTGGGGGAGCCGGTGGACGGCTTCGAGGCGGGCCCCTTCCTGGTGGTGGTCCACCGGACGGACGGGCAGGCCCGCGCGGAAGCCACGGTGCGGGTGCGGGTGGATGGGGTGGAGGAGCACACCGCCGCGGAAGGGAACGGTCCCGTGCATGCTCTGGACCGGGCTCTGCGGAAGGCCTTGGAGCGGTTCTACCCGGAGATCCGGCGGATTCGGCTGGTGGACTATAAGGTGCGGGTGCTGAACGCGGAGGCAGCGACCGCGGCCCGGGTCCGGGTTCTCATCCAGTCCACGGACGGCGTGGAGCAGTGGGGGACGGTGGGGGTTTCGGAGAACGTGGTGGAGGCCAGCTGGATCGCCCTGGTGGACAGCCTGAACTACGCGCTCTGGCGAAACCGTACCCGGATCCCCTCGGTCCCTCAGACCTCGGATGCGTGA
- a CDS encoding 3-isopropylmalate dehydratase small subunit, with protein sequence MEFQGRAHRLGDHIDTDLIIAGRYLVTTDPQRLAEHLFEDLDPDLRTRIRPGDILVAGENFGQGSSREHAPLAILGAGVRVVVAASFARIFYRNAFNNGLVLLECPEASRSVQDGDELRIVLETGEIRNLTRGEMYRARPIPPFMRQLVEAGGLIPYVQQRLGILR encoded by the coding sequence ATGGAGTTTCAGGGCAGGGCACACCGGCTGGGCGATCACATCGATACGGACCTCATCATCGCGGGACGGTACCTGGTCACCACGGACCCACAGCGGCTCGCGGAGCATCTGTTCGAAGATCTCGATCCCGATCTTCGGACCCGGATCCGACCAGGCGACATCCTGGTGGCGGGGGAGAACTTCGGACAGGGCAGCTCCCGCGAGCACGCCCCCCTCGCCATCCTGGGCGCGGGGGTGCGGGTGGTGGTGGCCGCTTCCTTCGCCCGCATCTTCTACCGCAACGCGTTCAACAACGGGTTGGTGCTCCTGGAGTGTCCCGAGGCCAGCCGTTCCGTTCAGGACGGGGATGAGCTCCGGATCGTCCTGGAGACGGGGGAGATCCGCAACCTCACCCGGGGCGAGATGTACCGGGCGCGTCCCATTCCCCCCTTCATGCGCCAGCTGGTGGAGGCGGGAGGCCTCATCCCGTACGTCCAGCAGCGGTTGGGGATCCTCCGGTAG
- the rnc gene encoding ribonuclease III produces MSHPSGTSRGEQILQLAERLGVRFRDPRILERALVHGSYAHEDTSGNLESYERLEFLGDAVLNLVVSDHLYRRFPAAREGELARMRARLVSEPTLAEIARSLDLGRYILLGKGEERSGGRERASLLADVLEAVVGAVYVDAGYGVAHALVSRWIGPLLGRLEEMRGDFKGQLQEVVQRRDRVVPQYRITATEGPEHAKVFVAVVEVAGRVLGEGRGKSKKEAEQAAAADALRRLGVL; encoded by the coding sequence GTGTCGCATCCGTCCGGGACATCTCGCGGGGAGCAGATCCTCCAACTGGCGGAACGGTTGGGGGTTCGGTTCCGGGACCCGCGGATCCTGGAACGGGCCCTGGTACACGGCTCCTATGCCCATGAGGACACCTCGGGCAATCTGGAGTCGTACGAGCGACTGGAGTTCCTGGGGGACGCGGTTCTGAACCTGGTGGTGAGCGACCACCTGTACCGGCGATTCCCCGCGGCGCGGGAGGGGGAGTTGGCCCGGATGCGGGCGCGGCTGGTGAGCGAGCCGACGCTGGCGGAGATCGCCCGGAGCCTGGATCTGGGGCGGTACATCCTGCTGGGCAAGGGGGAGGAGCGGAGCGGCGGGCGGGAGCGGGCCTCGCTGTTGGCGGATGTGTTGGAGGCGGTGGTGGGGGCCGTGTACGTGGACGCGGGCTACGGGGTGGCCCACGCGCTGGTGAGCCGCTGGATCGGCCCCCTTCTGGGACGGCTGGAGGAGATGCGGGGGGATTTCAAGGGCCAGCTGCAGGAGGTGGTCCAGCGGCGGGACCGGGTGGTCCCCCAATACCGCATCACGGCCACGGAGGGGCCGGAGCACGCGAAGGTGTTCGTGGCGGTCGTGGAGGTGGCGGGGCGGGTGTTGGGGGAAGGGAGGGGAAAGAGCAAGAAGGAAGCCGAGCAGGCGGCGGCGGCGGATGCGCTGCGCCGGTTGGGGGTGTTGTGA
- the leuC gene encoding 3-isopropylmalate dehydratase large subunit, with protein MGMTMTEKILARHADLPAVKPGDLVECRVDMLFANDITAPLAIQQFERIGVDRVFDPDRVAFVLDHYSPAKDIASAEQCRITREFVRRHGLPHFYDVGRAGIAHVLLAEEGFVLPGELFVGADSHTCNHGALGAFATGVGSSDLAAAMATGRLWFRVPHTLKFVFTGSLRPWVTGKDLVLRVIGDIGVDGARYAAMEFSGPVLQQLSLDERFSITNMAVEAGAKNGIMEPDEVVLEWVRPRARRPFVPVYGDPDAEYAAVYEYDVTDMEPVVAAPPSPDNVVPVTEVQGVRVDQCFIGTCTNGRIEDLRQAARVLAGRRVHPDVRLIVIPATPHIYRQALEEGLIQIFLEAGAAVSTATCGPCIGGHMGVLADGEVCVSTSSRNFIGRMGHRGSRVYLSNAAVAAAAAVAGKIVHPAEVVGSSVAA; from the coding sequence ATGGGGATGACCATGACGGAGAAGATCCTGGCCCGGCACGCGGACCTTCCCGCGGTGAAGCCCGGGGACCTGGTGGAGTGCCGGGTGGACATGCTCTTCGCCAACGACATCACCGCGCCTCTGGCCATTCAGCAGTTCGAGCGCATCGGGGTGGATCGGGTCTTCGATCCGGATCGGGTGGCCTTCGTGCTCGACCACTATTCCCCCGCCAAGGACATCGCGAGCGCGGAGCAGTGCCGCATTACGCGGGAGTTCGTGCGCCGGCACGGCCTCCCGCACTTCTACGACGTGGGCCGGGCGGGGATCGCCCACGTCCTTCTGGCGGAGGAGGGGTTTGTCCTGCCCGGGGAGCTCTTCGTGGGGGCGGACTCCCATACCTGCAACCACGGAGCCCTGGGCGCGTTCGCCACGGGGGTGGGGAGTTCAGACCTGGCGGCCGCCATGGCCACGGGCCGGCTGTGGTTCCGGGTGCCGCACACCCTGAAGTTCGTGTTCACCGGGAGCCTGCGCCCCTGGGTGACGGGGAAGGATTTGGTGCTTCGCGTCATCGGGGACATCGGGGTGGACGGGGCCCGGTATGCGGCCATGGAGTTCAGTGGGCCGGTGCTGCAACAGCTCAGCTTGGACGAGCGCTTCTCCATCACCAACATGGCGGTGGAGGCGGGCGCCAAGAACGGGATCATGGAACCGGACGAGGTGGTGTTGGAGTGGGTGCGGCCCCGAGCCCGGCGGCCGTTCGTCCCCGTGTACGGGGACCCGGACGCGGAGTATGCGGCGGTGTACGAGTACGACGTCACGGACATGGAGCCCGTGGTGGCCGCTCCTCCGTCCCCGGACAACGTGGTCCCCGTGACGGAGGTGCAGGGGGTGCGGGTGGACCAGTGTTTCATCGGCACCTGCACCAATGGTCGGATCGAGGATCTGCGACAGGCCGCCCGGGTGCTGGCGGGACGCCGGGTGCATCCGGATGTGCGGCTCATCGTGATCCCCGCCACCCCGCACATCTACCGGCAGGCCCTGGAAGAGGGCCTCATCCAGATTTTCCTGGAGGCAGGGGCCGCGGTGAGCACGGCGACGTGCGGACCGTGCATCGGCGGCCACATGGGAGTGCTGGCGGACGGCGAGGTGTGCGTGTCCACCAGCAGCCGGAACTTCATCGGCCGGATGGGGCATCGGGGCAGCCGCGTGTACCTCTCCAACGCCGCGGTGGCCGCGGCCGCCGCGGTGGCGGGGAAGATCGTGCATCCCGCAGAGGTGGTGGGAAGTTCCGTGGCGGCCTGA
- the leuB gene encoding 3-isopropylmalate dehydrogenase gives MREFRVLLLGGDGIGPEVTGEAVRVLEAVSGRWGIRFQFEEAPIGGAAIDEYGDPLPALTRRKLREVDAVLLGAVGGPKWDQGEVRPEAGLLELRRLLGVYANLRPAVLFDGLEGCSPLRPEVVRGTDLLLVRELTGGLYFGEPKFRTEMQAVDTMAYAAEEVARVARVAFRAAARRRGMVHSVDKANVLETSRLWREVVSRVAEEFPGVRLHHMLVDTCAMELLRRPTAFDVILTENTFGDILSDEAAAVVGSIGLLPSASLGDRPPFLYEPVHGSAPDIAGKGIANPVGAILSAAMMLRYSFGMEEAAAAVERATEAVLREGVRPADLGGSASTEEVGRAVAKRVAEG, from the coding sequence ATGCGTGAGTTTCGGGTCCTCCTGCTGGGCGGAGACGGGATCGGGCCGGAGGTGACCGGGGAGGCGGTACGGGTCCTGGAAGCGGTCTCCGGACGATGGGGAATTCGCTTCCAGTTCGAGGAGGCGCCCATCGGCGGAGCCGCCATCGACGAGTACGGAGACCCCCTTCCCGCCTTGACCCGCCGCAAGCTGCGGGAGGTGGACGCGGTCCTGCTGGGGGCCGTGGGGGGGCCAAAGTGGGACCAGGGAGAGGTCCGGCCGGAGGCGGGATTGCTGGAGCTCCGCAGGCTCCTCGGGGTGTACGCGAACCTCCGTCCCGCGGTCCTGTTCGACGGCCTGGAAGGTTGCTCCCCGCTTCGACCGGAGGTGGTGCGGGGGACGGATCTGTTGCTGGTGCGGGAGCTCACGGGAGGTCTGTACTTCGGGGAGCCCAAATTCCGGACGGAAATGCAGGCGGTGGACACCATGGCCTACGCTGCGGAGGAAGTGGCCCGGGTGGCCCGGGTGGCCTTCCGGGCCGCGGCGCGCAGGCGTGGGATGGTGCACTCCGTGGACAAGGCGAACGTGCTGGAGACCTCCCGGCTTTGGAGGGAGGTGGTCTCCCGGGTGGCGGAGGAGTTCCCCGGGGTCCGATTGCACCACATGCTGGTGGACACCTGCGCCATGGAACTGCTGCGTCGGCCCACCGCCTTCGACGTCATCCTCACGGAGAACACCTTCGGGGACATCCTCAGCGACGAAGCCGCCGCGGTGGTGGGCTCCATCGGGCTGTTGCCCTCCGCGAGCCTGGGGGATCGTCCCCCCTTTCTCTACGAGCCCGTGCACGGGTCCGCGCCGGATATCGCGGGGAAGGGGATCGCCAACCCCGTGGGGGCCATCCTCAGCGCGGCCATGATGCTCCGGTACTCCTTTGGGATGGAGGAGGCGGCGGCGGCGGTGGAGCGGGCTACGGAAGCGGTGCTCCGGGAAGGGGTGCGCCCGGCGGATCTCGGGGGATCCGCCTCCACGGAGGAGGTGGGGAGGGCCGTGGCGAAGCGGGTGGCCGAGGGCTAA
- a CDS encoding HIT domain-containing protein: MRQLWAPWRLEYIQAPQEEGCIFCTKPRQGKDEENLIVWRGEWAFVMLNLFPYSSGHVMAIPYRHTAGLEELGAEEALGLWEAVTRTVRALRRAFRPDGFNVGINLGRAAGAGIEDHLHVHVVPRWFGDTNFMPVLAEVKVIPQHLRETYRSLREAFLSEG; the protein is encoded by the coding sequence ATGCGGCAGCTGTGGGCGCCCTGGCGACTGGAATACATCCAGGCCCCCCAGGAGGAAGGCTGCATTTTCTGCACGAAACCGCGGCAGGGAAAGGACGAGGAGAATCTCATCGTGTGGAGGGGAGAGTGGGCCTTTGTGATGCTGAACTTGTTCCCCTACAGCAGCGGGCACGTGATGGCCATCCCCTACCGGCACACCGCGGGCCTCGAGGAGTTGGGGGCGGAGGAGGCCTTGGGGCTGTGGGAGGCGGTGACGCGAACGGTTCGGGCCCTTCGACGGGCCTTCAGACCGGATGGGTTTAACGTGGGGATCAATTTGGGGCGGGCTGCGGGGGCGGGGATCGAGGACCACCTGCATGTTCACGTGGTCCCGCGGTGGTTTGGGGACACGAACTTCATGCCGGTGCTGGCGGAGGTGAAGGTCATCCCCCAGCACCTCCGGGAAACCTACCGGAGCTTGCGGGAGGCGTTCCTGTCTGAGGGGTAG
- the ilvD gene encoding dihydroxy-acid dehydratase — MRSDLIKSGVPRAGARAMLRAVGVRDEDFRKPFVGVVNTWTDGMPCNVHLRDLAEELRAGMRDAGLVPFEFGAPAIADGISMGTPGMRASLISREVIADAVELVAQGYLYDAMVVLVGCDKTIPGGAMGLLRSGVPGMVLYGGSIAPGVWEARKLTIVEVYEAIGQFAAGRIGEKELEAVERHAVPGPGACGGQYTANTMAMAMEVLGLSPMGYNSIPAVVPEKREATRRAAWVLLDALRANRTPREFLTRNSFLNAIAAVAATGGSTNAVLHLLALAREADVPLTLDDFDAVSRRTPVIADLRPWGRYTAWELYEAGGTRLVVRRLLEAGLLDGDQRTVTGRTLAEEVADATELPGQQVVGSADRPFKPHGGLVVLRGSLAPEGAVLKLAGTERLYFRGPARVFDGEEQALRAVLEGRIRAGDVVVIRYEGPKGAPGMPEMLAVTAALVGEGLGPEVALVTDGRFSGGTRGLMIGHVSPEAQVGGPIALVEEGDLITVDVENRRLDLEIPMEVLEARRVRFRPRPVPDLTGIFRRYAALVSSASEGAVLRLPSA; from the coding sequence ATGCGCAGCGACCTCATCAAATCCGGTGTTCCGCGCGCGGGGGCCCGGGCCATGCTCCGGGCGGTGGGGGTACGGGATGAGGATTTCCGGAAGCCGTTCGTGGGCGTGGTGAACACGTGGACGGACGGGATGCCCTGCAACGTGCACCTGAGGGATCTCGCGGAGGAACTGCGGGCGGGGATGCGGGACGCGGGGCTGGTGCCCTTTGAATTCGGGGCGCCCGCCATCGCGGATGGCATCTCCATGGGAACGCCGGGGATGCGGGCGAGCCTCATCAGCCGGGAGGTGATCGCGGACGCGGTGGAGCTGGTGGCCCAGGGCTACCTGTACGACGCCATGGTGGTCCTCGTGGGCTGCGACAAGACCATTCCTGGAGGGGCCATGGGCCTGTTGCGGAGCGGGGTGCCGGGAATGGTCCTGTACGGGGGATCCATCGCACCGGGAGTGTGGGAAGCCCGGAAGCTCACCATCGTGGAGGTGTACGAGGCCATCGGGCAGTTTGCCGCGGGGAGGATCGGGGAGAAGGAACTGGAAGCCGTGGAGCGGCACGCGGTTCCCGGGCCGGGGGCGTGCGGCGGGCAGTACACCGCGAATACCATGGCCATGGCCATGGAGGTGCTGGGGCTTTCCCCCATGGGCTACAACAGCATCCCCGCGGTGGTGCCGGAGAAGCGGGAGGCCACGCGCCGGGCCGCCTGGGTGCTGCTGGACGCCCTTCGGGCCAACCGCACCCCCCGGGAGTTCCTCACCCGCAACTCCTTCCTGAACGCCATCGCCGCGGTGGCGGCCACGGGCGGGTCCACCAACGCGGTCCTGCACCTGCTCGCCCTGGCCCGGGAGGCGGACGTGCCGTTGACCCTGGACGATTTCGACGCGGTAAGCCGCCGCACCCCCGTGATCGCGGACCTGCGGCCCTGGGGGAGATACACCGCCTGGGAGCTCTACGAGGCGGGGGGGACGCGGCTGGTGGTGCGGCGGTTGCTGGAGGCAGGGCTTCTGGATGGCGACCAGCGCACGGTGACCGGGCGGACCCTCGCGGAGGAGGTGGCGGACGCCACGGAGCTCCCGGGGCAGCAGGTGGTGGGAAGCGCGGACCGGCCCTTCAAGCCGCACGGCGGGCTTGTGGTGCTGCGGGGGTCTTTGGCTCCGGAGGGCGCGGTGCTGAAGCTGGCGGGGACGGAGCGGTTGTACTTCCGGGGACCTGCCCGGGTATTCGATGGCGAGGAGCAAGCCCTGCGGGCGGTGCTGGAGGGACGGATCCGGGCCGGGGACGTGGTGGTGATCCGGTACGAGGGACCCAAGGGGGCTCCGGGGATGCCGGAGATGCTCGCGGTCACCGCGGCCCTGGTGGGAGAAGGCCTGGGCCCGGAGGTCGCCCTGGTGACGGATGGCCGGTTTTCGGGCGGAACGCGAGGCCTGATGATCGGACACGTCTCTCCCGAGGCCCAGGTGGGCGGGCCGATCGCGCTGGTGGAGGAGGGAGATCTCATCACCGTCGACGTGGAGAACCGAAGGCTGGATCTGGAGATTCCAATGGAAGTCCTCGAGGCGCGTCGCGTGCGTTTTCGGCCCCGCCCCGTTCCGGATCTCACCGGGATCTTCCGCCGCTACGCGGCCCTGGTTTCCTCGGCCTCGGAAGGGGCCGTCCTCCGGCTACCGTCCGCCTGA